Proteins from one Fragaria vesca subsp. vesca linkage group LG6, FraVesHawaii_1.0, whole genome shotgun sequence genomic window:
- the LOC101306643 gene encoding pathogenesis-related protein PR-4B-like translates to MGGKLSNIVLLLIVCATMGRAAAQSASNVRSTYHLYNPQDNNWDLLAVGAFCATFDEDQPFEWRSRYGWTAFCGPNGPQGADACGKCLLVTNMGTGAQETVRIIDQCNNGGLDLDVNVFNEIDTDGRGYAQGDLVVNYDFVDCGD, encoded by the exons ATGGGCGGGAAGCTGAGCAATATAGTTTTGTTACTTATTGTCTGTGCAACAATGGGAAGAGCTGCTGCTCAAAGTGCTTCTAATGTGAGATCCACGTACCATCTATACAATCCGCAAGATAACAACTGGGACTTGCTAGCAGTAGGCGCCTTCTGCGCCACGTTCGATGAGGATCAACCCTTCGAGTGGCGCAGCAGATACGGATGGACTGCCTTCTGCGGACCCAATGGCCCTCAAGGAGCAGATGCTTGCGGAAAATGCTTACTG GTGACAAACATGGGGACAGGAGCTCAGGAAACAGTGAGAATTATAGATCAGTGCAACAATGGAGGTTTGGATTTGGATGTGAATGTGTTTAACGAGATAGACACTGATGGAAGAGGCTATGCACAAGGCGACCTTGTTGTCAACTACGACTTTGTAGACTGTGGCGACTAA